The Thermoanaerobaculia bacterium genome contains the following window.
GACCGACGCCGCGGGAAAGAGCCGCCGCGCCTCGGAGAGCGCCCTCCGGTGCATCGCCCCGCAGAAGGCGACGTAACCGAAGAGGAGGATCGTCCCCGCGGCGCCGACCGCGCGCCCGCGGCCCCGCAGGAAAAGGGAAAGGAGAAGCGCTGCCACGGGGATCCCGGTGAAGTACGGATCGAGGATGAATACCCAGTCGAGCGAATACCGCTTCCAGGAGAGCGGCGCGAAGAACATCGTGCCGTACGAAGTGATCCAGTCGAACAGGATGTGGCTCACGATGCCGGCGAGAGCCGCCGCGAAGAGCGCCGAAAACGCGGGGCGCCGGGCGAGCCGCCACGCGATGAGGGCGATCCCGGCGGCGAACAGCGGCGCCAACACGAACGAGTGGGTGACGCCCCGGTGGTACCGGAGATAGCTCATCGTGTCGCCGAGCCGGAACCACGAGCCGGGGAGGAAGAACGCGTCGATGTCCGGGAACATCGCGGCCGCCGCCGCGGTCGCGACGACCGCTCCGGCGGCTTGCCGCGCGCCGCCGGCGCGGCCGATCAGCGCGCCGGCGAGGCCGTGCGTCAGGGTGTCCATTTTTCGGTTGCGCGGCTCGCGCTCGAAGCGCTCGACCCGTCGCGGGATCGGGCTCGGGGAAACGGGACGCGTGACGGGGTCGAGGCTCGTCGAACGCCGCGCGGCCGTACGTGAGAATTCCGCTCGAAGCGCTTCCTCATGGCCCGGGAAACCGCCGACCGCTTCCGCGCTTCCGCTCGGCTGGCCCGGCTCAACCGTCGCACCGGTCGGCTCGCGACCACCCCAAGACCCGAGGATCGGACATTCCTGCGCATCATCCCGCGGATCGCGGTGC
Protein-coding sequences here:
- a CDS encoding metal-dependent hydrolase, whose product is MDTLTHGLAGALIGRAGGARQAAGAVVATAAAAAMFPDIDAFFLPGSWFRLGDTMSYLRYHRGVTHSFVLAPLFAAGIALIAWRLARRPAFSALFAAALAGIVSHILFDWITSYGTMFFAPLSWKRYSLDWVFILDPYFTGIPVAALLLSLFLRGRGRAVGAAGTILLFGYVAFCGAMHRRALSEARRLFPAASVAALPQPLSPRRWALFADHGDRIDVAYVRLGDGPAPRSAPSPPSSRAGGILEELRMAYRPSGSAPVERFATEEADPPVVAARRFPDVSDWHRFARFPIAKVEPLADGGARVTFTDLRFRGPWGRPAFQYEVLMSPDGRERASGFVRLFVTQDETRRK